A genomic window from Deinococcus ruber includes:
- a CDS encoding DUF3500 domain-containing protein: MYKKAALTVLTALTLASTLSLGTTQAATTATAVVADAQTTRVVTAANAFLATLTTAQKKTASFAYTDAAQRARWSNFPTGLFQRQGLRWGVMSAAQRTSLMSLLGTVLSADGLTMVKQQMHADDVLKASGGLGNLTFGSDQYFVAFLGTPSGTSPWMLQFGGHHLALNATVVGPNITLAPSLTGGQPIKATQNGKTVVIVQKVPQEVKDAYAMLSSLSAAQKAKAVISPTRIDLVLGPGKDGKTLQPEGLPASGMTTAQKTQFLALIRDRLGILNADDLAAKMTTITQNLDKTYFAWYGPSTAAGVSYYRVTGPTVLIEFSPQQLGGDPSNHLHNMYRDPTNDYGVAWIK; encoded by the coding sequence ATGTATAAGAAAGCTGCTCTAACCGTTCTGACTGCCCTGACGCTGGCCTCCACCCTCTCGCTGGGCACCACGCAGGCAGCCACGACCGCCACTGCTGTTGTGGCAGACGCCCAGACCACCCGGGTCGTAACCGCCGCTAACGCGTTTCTCGCCACCCTGACCACCGCGCAGAAAAAGACCGCGAGCTTCGCCTACACCGATGCGGCGCAGCGGGCCAGATGGTCGAACTTTCCCACCGGCCTCTTTCAACGTCAGGGGCTGCGCTGGGGTGTCATGAGCGCAGCCCAGCGCACCTCACTGATGAGCCTGCTGGGCACCGTGCTGAGCGCGGACGGCTTAACGATGGTCAAGCAGCAGATGCACGCCGACGACGTGCTGAAAGCCTCCGGCGGCCTGGGCAACCTCACCTTCGGCAGCGATCAGTATTTCGTGGCATTTCTGGGAACCCCTTCGGGCACCTCGCCCTGGATGCTGCAGTTCGGCGGGCATCACCTGGCGCTCAACGCCACAGTGGTCGGGCCCAACATCACGCTCGCACCCAGCCTGACCGGGGGGCAGCCGATCAAAGCCACCCAGAACGGCAAGACCGTGGTGATCGTGCAGAAAGTGCCGCAGGAAGTGAAGGACGCGTACGCCATGCTGTCGAGCCTGAGCGCCGCACAGAAAGCGAAAGCAGTGATCAGCCCCACTCGCATCGATCTGGTCCTGGGGCCAGGCAAGGACGGCAAGACGCTGCAGCCTGAGGGCCTGCCAGCGAGCGGCATGACCACCGCCCAGAAGACCCAGTTTCTGGCGCTGATCAGGGATCGGCTGGGCATCCTGAACGCCGATGACCTCGCCGCGAAGATGACCACCATCACGCAGAACCTCGACAAGACGTACTTCGCCTGGTACGGACCGAGCACCGCTGCTGGCGTCTCCTACTACCGCGTGACGGGCCCCACCGTGCTGATTGAGTTCTCCCCACAGCAACTGGGCGGCGACCCCAGCAACCACCTGCACAACATGTACCGCGACCCCACCAACGACTACGGCGTGGCCTGGATCAAGTGA
- a CDS encoding Y-family DNA polymerase yields MSSSLIACVSLTPWAQEVVSRRHPGLPVAVLGEGSRRIEHVNDLAAEAGVAVGMRESAALSRCPDLHAEVLSGPVLVTAWREFLELLYSRFSDRIEATQQGTVFLKLSLQGARELAVSLQVPVGLADSQEVAQLAALRAKPGEVKDIVGTAEQPLLAITPLQHLWVLGIGAPLMERLSFLGLRCLGDLLAWKVAQRAAFLGAPLSTRLTRLVKGERTRTVQRWQPGEVLEVRLAFDAPLEEPGQAEAALRDLVPGLLDGLRGRTAAYLSVHADTLGGRLSATRKPKWPLDGQGLIRMALLTLSDTQALPLGIDGLTVQLSGFSQASRQVGLWPGVKELDAVRDVLDRFPEALVKVQWRDTQAYVHDAQYVWVDWLSGSERPKTAFSVPAVVRDPMPLPFVSVEREG; encoded by the coding sequence ATGTCCTCGTCTCTGATCGCCTGCGTGTCGCTGACACCGTGGGCACAGGAAGTCGTTTCGCGCAGACATCCGGGTCTGCCGGTGGCGGTCCTGGGGGAAGGCAGCCGCCGCATCGAGCACGTCAATGACCTCGCCGCCGAGGCGGGTGTCGCTGTGGGCATGCGGGAGAGCGCGGCACTGAGTCGCTGCCCGGACCTGCACGCCGAGGTGCTGAGCGGCCCGGTGCTGGTGACCGCGTGGCGCGAATTTCTAGAACTGCTGTACAGCCGCTTCTCCGACCGGATCGAGGCCACGCAGCAAGGCACGGTGTTTCTCAAACTCTCGCTTCAAGGAGCCCGAGAACTCGCGGTGAGTCTGCAAGTGCCGGTGGGGCTGGCGGACAGTCAGGAGGTGGCGCAGCTCGCGGCGCTGCGGGCCAAACCGGGTGAAGTCAAGGACATCGTCGGCACGGCCGAACAGCCGCTGTTGGCGATCACGCCGCTCCAGCATCTCTGGGTCCTTGGCATCGGTGCACCGCTGATGGAGCGGTTGTCCTTTCTGGGTCTACGGTGCCTGGGGGATCTGCTGGCGTGGAAGGTGGCGCAGCGGGCGGCCTTTTTGGGCGCACCGCTCAGTACCCGCCTGACCCGGTTGGTCAAAGGTGAGCGCACCAGGACGGTGCAGCGCTGGCAACCGGGCGAGGTGCTTGAGGTCCGCTTGGCGTTCGATGCGCCGCTGGAGGAGCCAGGGCAGGCGGAGGCGGCGCTGCGCGATCTGGTGCCGGGTCTGCTGGATGGTCTGCGGGGCCGCACGGCGGCGTACCTGAGTGTCCACGCCGATACGCTGGGTGGTCGTCTGAGTGCGACCCGGAAACCCAAGTGGCCGCTCGACGGACAAGGCCTGATCCGCATGGCGCTGCTGACGCTCAGTGACACGCAGGCACTGCCGCTGGGGATTGACGGCCTGACGGTGCAGCTCAGTGGGTTCTCGCAGGCGAGCAGGCAGGTGGGGCTGTGGCCGGGCGTGAAGGAACTGGACGCGGTACGGGACGTCTTGGACCGTTTTCCCGAAGCACTGGTGAAGGTGCAGTGGCGGGATACGCAGGCGTATGTGCATGACGCGCAGTACGTCTGGGTGGACTGGCTCAGCGGCAGCGAGCGGCCCAAGACCGCGTTCTCGGTGCCAGCCGTCGTCCGTGACCCCATGCCCCTTCCCTTCGTCTCGGTGGAGCGTGAAGGATGA
- a CDS encoding LexA family protein: MPPGLTPRRLELLTALHRLSMTQGSVSIADLAAELGVSRPRIQVHLDALRTLALVTRATGKHGDLGLTDEGRAAIRVGIPVYGEIAAGPPGHAEQTPGRAVRHLEELLGHRDGDYLLEVRGESMIGIGVMPGDYVLVRPTQEVLDGEVAVVLIPGEHAATLKRLYRFGDEVTLLSENPLFSRMVYPAEDVQVQGRMLGVIGLPRPRVSRLSELPRPE; encoded by the coding sequence ATGCCCCCCGGTCTCACCCCTCGTCGCCTGGAACTCCTCACCGCCCTGCACCGCCTCTCCATGACGCAGGGCAGCGTAAGTATCGCCGACCTCGCTGCCGAACTGGGCGTGAGTCGACCGCGCATCCAGGTGCATCTGGATGCCCTGCGAACACTGGCGCTGGTTACCCGGGCGACCGGCAAGCACGGCGACCTCGGTCTGACAGATGAGGGCCGCGCTGCCATCCGCGTCGGCATTCCGGTGTACGGCGAGATCGCCGCGGGGCCGCCCGGTCACGCCGAGCAGACGCCCGGCCGGGCCGTGCGCCATCTGGAAGAGTTGCTGGGGCACCGCGACGGCGATTATCTGCTGGAAGTCCGTGGGGAGAGCATGATCGGCATCGGGGTGATGCCAGGCGATTATGTCCTGGTTCGCCCGACGCAGGAGGTGCTCGACGGGGAAGTCGCGGTGGTGCTGATTCCTGGCGAACACGCCGCGACCCTGAAGCGTCTGTACCGCTTCGGGGATGAAGTGACGCTGCTGAGCGAGAACCCACTGTTCTCGCGCATGGTGTATCCGGCCGAGGACGTGCAGGTGCAGGGCCGCATGCTGGGGGTGATCGGCCTGCCCCGGCCCCGTGTCAGTCGACTGAGTGAGCTGCCGAGGCCCGAGTAA
- a CDS encoding ferric reductase-like transmembrane domain-containing protein, producing MKDAAVSRKPSPVPNAVTGNRLNALLTLFLAALLLGGFVLSAFTPSSETLASSFLRATGIAAYLALALSVTFGALLGSRYAPPWLIRAQQYGWHGLLSGFALVLGTAHGLFLAVDGTHAQPLTALLVPWWSRSATLAMCLGTLGVYGLALVYVSTVWRKRLSLQGWRALHLTAYPAFVVLTVHSILAGTDALGPLYGAAVAGAVLTFGLRFVEEAGKRRRGRTDKGTGA from the coding sequence ATGAAGGACGCTGCCGTCTCACGCAAACCGTCCCCGGTGCCGAACGCCGTGACTGGAAACCGGCTCAACGCACTGCTGACCCTTTTCCTGGCGGCGCTGCTGCTGGGCGGCTTCGTGCTGAGTGCCTTCACGCCCAGCTCCGAAACGCTGGCCAGCTCATTCTTGCGGGCGACAGGCATCGCGGCGTACCTGGCGCTGGCACTGAGCGTAACCTTTGGGGCACTACTGGGAAGCCGGTACGCCCCGCCCTGGCTGATCCGGGCCCAGCAATACGGCTGGCATGGCCTGCTGAGCGGCTTCGCGCTGGTACTGGGGACGGCCCACGGGCTGTTCCTGGCAGTGGACGGCACCCATGCCCAGCCGCTGACGGCGCTGCTCGTTCCGTGGTGGTCGAGGAGTGCGACGCTGGCGATGTGCCTGGGTACCCTGGGCGTCTATGGTTTAGCGCTGGTGTATGTCTCGACTGTGTGGCGCAAACGCCTGAGCCTGCAAGGATGGCGAGCACTGCATCTGACGGCCTACCCGGCATTCGTGGTGCTGACCGTGCACAGCATTCTTGCAGGAACCGACGCCCTGGGGCCGCTGTACGGCGCGGCAGTGGCCGGGGCCGTGCTGACCTTCGGTCTGCGTTTTGTGGAGGAGGCCGGGAAGCGCCGCCGAGGCCGAACCGACAAAGGAACAGGCGCGTGA
- a CDS encoding COG4705 family protein yields the protein MTGKFASLPTSLRRSKVPEVTALFWVIKVLTTGMGEAAADFLGQQGLWLAAGIGGVGLVAALVWQFRATHYQPLTYWSTVSWVAVFGTVAADVVGHNGLDLPLTVTTTGYAVGVVAVFFFWYRTEHTLSVHSISTPRREAFYWLTVLLSFALGTAAGDLTAFVLGLGFATSAVMFAAAIAVPWVLYRRRLIGEVPAFWSAYVLTRPLGASVADWLGKGSPRGLGLGDGVVTLGALALIALLVGQLIRSRAHVQTDARAYSH from the coding sequence ATGACCGGAAAATTTGCTTCCCTCCCTACGTCTCTGCGCCGTTCGAAAGTTCCGGAGGTGACGGCCCTGTTCTGGGTCATCAAGGTTCTGACCACTGGCATGGGAGAAGCGGCCGCTGACTTCCTCGGACAGCAGGGCCTGTGGCTTGCCGCCGGCATCGGCGGCGTCGGTCTGGTCGCCGCCCTGGTCTGGCAGTTCAGGGCCACCCACTACCAGCCTCTCACCTACTGGAGCACCGTCTCCTGGGTCGCGGTCTTCGGAACGGTCGCTGCCGACGTCGTTGGTCACAATGGTCTGGATTTGCCGCTGACCGTCACCACCACCGGCTACGCGGTCGGCGTAGTCGCCGTATTTTTCTTCTGGTACCGGACCGAACACACCCTGTCGGTGCATAGCATCAGTACGCCGCGCCGGGAGGCCTTCTACTGGCTGACCGTGCTGCTGAGCTTCGCCCTCGGGACGGCGGCGGGAGACCTGACGGCGTTCGTGCTCGGTCTCGGCTTCGCGACCTCGGCCGTGATGTTCGCCGCGGCTATCGCAGTGCCCTGGGTACTGTACCGCCGCCGCCTCATCGGCGAGGTTCCGGCTTTCTGGAGCGCGTATGTCCTGACCCGCCCCCTGGGCGCGTCGGTGGCCGACTGGCTCGGGAAGGGCTCGCCGCGGGGTCTCGGTCTGGGCGACGGCGTGGTGACCCTGGGCGCGCTGGCCCTGATCGCCCTGCTGGTCGGCCAGCTGATTCGCAGCCGGGCACATGTCCAGACAGATGCCCGCGCCTATTCCCACTGA
- a CDS encoding DUF4384 domain-containing protein: MKTFATHIVLLSLISLGSAVQAQVNAQSIIVNPVPSALQVNVRTNRTTSAQPIPSFAAGDHLELYTRVTQNAYVYLFNVDAQGHVSLLASNGLQAGGTFEKANTTQVFPKKGKASTFLLTLPGGSNQVLALASLLPLNLEHLTERTAAQGEMTPVDVAGQVGLAQALSLVVKPLKPQSWTTNTTGYTITRSPSDGLPIVDVKALESQVSFKRNATLSEVYVAYADRLRAKGYLVIDARYGEREARGIFVRKGAQLRQVTLEVTQRAATFFVKLTRQK, from the coding sequence ATGAAAACGTTCGCAACTCACATTGTCTTGTTATCCCTGATCTCCCTCGGGTCTGCCGTCCAGGCCCAGGTCAATGCTCAAAGCATTATCGTGAATCCTGTTCCCTCTGCGCTCCAAGTCAATGTACGCACGAACCGAACCACCAGTGCGCAGCCAATTCCCAGCTTCGCAGCAGGGGACCACTTGGAGCTCTACACCCGCGTGACACAGAACGCGTATGTCTACCTCTTCAATGTAGATGCCCAAGGCCACGTTTCCCTGCTTGCGTCCAACGGCCTTCAGGCGGGCGGCACCTTCGAGAAAGCCAACACCACACAGGTATTCCCGAAAAAGGGGAAAGCTTCTACCTTCCTCCTCACCCTACCGGGGGGGAGCAATCAGGTACTGGCTCTTGCCAGCCTGCTGCCCCTGAATCTTGAGCACCTTACTGAGCGAACAGCAGCGCAGGGTGAAATGACCCCTGTTGACGTCGCAGGACAGGTGGGCTTGGCACAGGCCCTAAGTTTAGTGGTCAAACCCCTGAAACCACAGAGCTGGACGACAAACACCACGGGTTATACCATTACACGTTCGCCTTCAGATGGACTCCCAATCGTGGATGTTAAGGCCCTCGAATCTCAGGTAAGTTTCAAACGCAACGCTACTCTGAGCGAGGTCTATGTGGCCTACGCAGATCGCCTGCGTGCGAAAGGCTATTTGGTCATTGATGCCAGGTACGGCGAGCGTGAGGCGAGGGGCATCTTCGTCCGGAAGGGAGCGCAGCTCAGGCAGGTCACACTGGAGGTCACGCAGCGCGCAGCGACCTTCTTCGTGAAACTCACGCGTCAGAAGTAA
- a CDS encoding DUF6504 family protein, whose translation MKAILELIEVQSDPAGEPRRFRFRQQVYTVTAVVERWLYGGQWWRNESPRRCYRVEAEGLMAELHVEDGPGGRWWLAAIQD comes from the coding sequence ATGAAGGCCATCCTGGAGCTGATCGAGGTGCAAAGTGACCCAGCAGGCGAACCGCGCCGCTTCCGCTTCCGCCAACAGGTGTATACGGTCACAGCGGTCGTCGAACGCTGGCTGTACGGGGGTCAGTGGTGGCGTAATGAAAGTCCACGGCGGTGTTACCGGGTGGAAGCGGAAGGGCTGATGGCAGAGCTGCACGTCGAGGACGGACCCGGGGGCCGGTGGTGGCTGGCGGCGATTCAGGACTGA
- a CDS encoding HupE/UreJ family protein: MPTTTVQLDLHSQYVSAELAVPLNELQLATSWNLVNNPQALTQYGPAVRTYLAGHLALTGTNGAAWAVQIAEPTLSQAQQTATGPYQEFVVSARLTPPAGASVRDFTLKYDAIVREVKTHSVLVSIRRDWERGLNNESGTEGVEVGVIRADPRTGLVPLLPVNVEQGSAWQGFVGIFMLGMHHIAEGTDHLLFLLTLLLPAPLLIRTGRWGSFGGTRRSLLNIVKITTAFTIGHSLTLLLGTLKIVKVPDAPIEALIAVSILVSAVHALRPLFPGRELIIAGGFGLIHGLAFSYTLAALNLSAWQTLLSLLGFNLGIEAMQLIVIAVTMPWLILLAQTRWYSAVRTVGASLAVLASLGWLGDRLGWSNPLGKLADGLGAVGPWALPALAILALMGFGLGRRRRVHTKM; the protein is encoded by the coding sequence ATGCCGACCACCACCGTGCAGCTCGACCTGCACAGCCAGTACGTCTCGGCCGAGCTGGCCGTGCCCCTGAACGAGCTTCAGCTCGCGACCAGCTGGAACCTCGTGAACAACCCTCAGGCCCTGACCCAGTACGGACCAGCGGTGCGAACCTACCTCGCTGGGCACCTGGCACTCACTGGGACGAACGGGGCGGCATGGGCGGTTCAGATCGCTGAACCGACGCTCTCGCAGGCGCAGCAGACGGCGACCGGCCCGTACCAGGAGTTCGTGGTGTCGGCGCGCCTCACGCCGCCTGCCGGGGCCAGTGTGCGCGACTTCACTCTGAAGTACGACGCCATCGTGCGCGAGGTGAAGACGCATTCGGTGCTGGTGTCGATTCGGCGCGACTGGGAGCGCGGGCTGAACAACGAAAGCGGCACCGAGGGCGTGGAGGTCGGCGTCATCCGGGCCGACCCGCGCACCGGGCTGGTGCCGCTGCTGCCGGTCAACGTGGAACAGGGCAGCGCCTGGCAGGGCTTCGTCGGCATTTTCATGCTCGGCATGCACCATATTGCCGAGGGCACCGACCACCTGCTGTTCCTGCTGACGTTATTGCTGCCCGCGCCGCTGCTGATCCGCACGGGGCGCTGGGGCAGTTTTGGCGGCACCCGGCGTTCACTGCTCAACATTGTCAAGATCACCACCGCCTTCACCATCGGGCACTCGCTGACGCTGCTGCTGGGCACGCTGAAGATCGTGAAGGTGCCCGACGCTCCGATCGAGGCGCTGATCGCAGTGTCGATCCTGGTGTCGGCTGTTCACGCCCTGCGGCCCCTCTTTCCTGGCCGTGAACTGATCATCGCAGGAGGCTTCGGGCTGATTCACGGCTTGGCCTTCTCGTACACGCTGGCCGCACTGAATCTGAGTGCCTGGCAGACGTTGCTGAGTCTGCTCGGCTTTAACCTGGGCATTGAGGCGATGCAGCTCATCGTGATCGCCGTGACGATGCCCTGGCTCATCTTGCTGGCGCAGACCAGATGGTACTCGGCGGTGCGTACCGTGGGGGCGTCGCTGGCCGTACTCGCGTCGCTGGGCTGGCTTGGCGACCGCTTGGGCTGGAGCAACCCCCTGGGCAAGCTCGCTGATGGGCTCGGCGCAGTCGGGCCGTGGGCGCTGCCGGCGCTGGCAATTCTCGCATTGATGGGGTTTGGTCTCGGTCGCAGGAGGCGCGTCCACACGAAGATGTGA
- a CDS encoding sensor histidine kinase, which translates to MSLRWRLTLTYAALLGLMLLVAGSLSYVALRHTLYATLDESLRVFAQKQADQDRKPEVNAHLDPSVDVRAAFDALNRQQPIRMTVYDHGGNILDWGPSRVGFLPRAGTVQLGSERVFVLKTPRGWIQTSQSDADVRASLWQILRLGLLGVPIMLLVALGIGYGLADRALRPVDQVSDLAARIARSGHPGERVPQAPGADELARLTQTINDMLGKLDAQLTRERLFAHASAHELRTPISVIRTATGLALEQDRAPEQYRETLWQIHAVSEDMSALTGRLMTLASATRPAEQRAVNLADVVLMATEVHARETQEKQMHLQVSVEDAATSGDFNALVLAAGNLIQNAIKYSPQGSSIDVSCEVDATQVRLVVQDAGPGIPETEMPRLTQPFQRGAQTQNLSGAGLGLALVQTVMEAHGGRLELVNRPQGGLGATLVLPRRLSSD; encoded by the coding sequence GTGAGCCTCCGCTGGCGGCTGACGCTGACCTACGCGGCGCTGCTGGGCCTGATGCTGCTGGTCGCGGGCTCCCTGAGTTACGTGGCACTGCGCCACACGCTGTATGCCACTCTGGACGAATCCCTGCGGGTCTTCGCTCAGAAACAGGCCGATCAGGACCGCAAACCGGAGGTCAACGCCCACCTTGACCCCTCTGTTGACGTGAGGGCGGCGTTCGACGCGCTCAACCGGCAGCAGCCGATCCGCATGACGGTCTACGACCATGGCGGGAACATCCTGGACTGGGGGCCGTCGCGCGTCGGTTTTCTTCCCAGAGCCGGGACGGTGCAGCTCGGCTCAGAGCGCGTGTTCGTGTTGAAGACGCCCCGGGGCTGGATCCAGACGAGTCAGTCGGACGCGGATGTCCGGGCGTCGCTGTGGCAGATTCTCCGCCTCGGCCTGCTGGGCGTGCCGATCATGCTGCTCGTGGCCCTGGGCATCGGCTACGGTCTGGCCGACCGGGCGCTTAGGCCAGTCGATCAGGTCAGCGATCTGGCGGCCCGGATCGCCCGCAGCGGTCATCCCGGGGAACGGGTGCCGCAAGCACCCGGCGCGGATGAACTGGCCCGACTGACCCAGACCATCAACGACATGCTCGGCAAGCTGGACGCGCAACTGACCCGTGAGCGCCTCTTCGCGCACGCCAGCGCCCACGAACTCCGAACGCCGATCAGCGTGATTCGGACCGCAACCGGCCTGGCGCTCGAGCAGGACCGAGCCCCGGAGCAGTACCGGGAAACCCTGTGGCAGATCCATGCGGTCAGCGAGGACATGAGCGCCCTGACCGGCCGCCTGATGACGCTGGCCTCTGCCACCCGGCCCGCCGAGCAACGCGCGGTGAACCTGGCGGACGTGGTGCTGATGGCCACCGAGGTACATGCCAGGGAAACTCAGGAGAAACAGATGCATCTTCAGGTGTCGGTGGAAGACGCCGCCACGTCCGGAGATTTCAACGCGCTGGTGCTGGCCGCCGGGAACCTGATCCAGAACGCCATTAAGTACAGTCCCCAGGGCTCATCGATCGACGTCTCCTGCGAGGTGGACGCCACGCAGGTTCGCCTGGTCGTGCAGGACGCCGGTCCTGGGATTCCCGAAACGGAGATGCCGCGCCTGACCCAACCGTTCCAGCGGGGGGCGCAGACCCAGAACCTCAGTGGGGCGGGCCTGGGCCTGGCCCTGGTGCAGACGGTGATGGAGGCGCATGGCGGTCGTCTGGAGCTGGTGAACCGGCCGCAGGGCGGATTGGGCGCAACGCTGGTGCTGCCCCGGAGACTGTCGTCCGATTGA
- a CDS encoding response regulator transcription factor, whose product MRLMLLEDDDRLRALIRTGLQESGHSVEDVGSAREGFNLASSGGFDALILDVMLPEGQEAGFGVAQRLRDEGDTTPILFLTARADVESRLTGLEVGDDYLSKPFDFRELRARLSGLVRRAGGQASNAVALPGGFQLHLSKRQITDAAGETVPLTPKEFELLEGLALHAERAYSREELITRIWSGQPDVDSRVVDVYVRNLRRKLGEDMILTVRGHGYRLGEGAG is encoded by the coding sequence ATGCGCTTGATGCTGCTGGAGGACGACGACCGGTTACGGGCCCTGATCCGGACAGGCTTGCAGGAATCCGGGCACAGCGTCGAGGACGTCGGCTCCGCCCGCGAGGGCTTCAACCTGGCGTCCTCTGGCGGGTTTGACGCCCTGATCCTGGACGTGATGCTGCCGGAGGGTCAGGAGGCCGGGTTCGGGGTCGCCCAGCGCCTGCGTGATGAGGGGGACACCACCCCGATCCTGTTCCTGACCGCGCGGGCCGATGTGGAGTCCCGGCTGACCGGACTGGAGGTCGGCGACGACTACCTGAGCAAGCCCTTCGACTTTCGCGAGTTGCGCGCCCGCCTTTCAGGGCTGGTTCGCCGCGCGGGGGGCCAGGCCAGCAATGCCGTTGCGCTGCCCGGAGGCTTCCAACTGCACCTGTCGAAACGCCAGATCACCGATGCTGCCGGAGAGACGGTGCCGCTCACGCCCAAGGAATTCGAGCTGCTCGAAGGGCTCGCCCTGCATGCTGAGCGGGCCTACTCGCGCGAGGAGTTGATCACGCGCATCTGGTCGGGCCAGCCGGACGTTGACAGCCGGGTGGTGGATGTCTACGTCCGCAACCTGCGCCGCAAGCTCGGTGAGGACATGATCCTGACGGTTCGGGGGCACGGCTACCGACTCGGCGAGGGCGCGGGGTGA
- a CDS encoding DUF3500 domain-containing protein: MKKNWILSGVAAATLTGASVAQNVSTALAATTATVPAADAQTTKVVAAANAFLATLSTAQKKAVLFAWTDDTQRKNWSNFPLGGPGANRKGVRWGELNAAQRAVLMNLLGTVLSPSGVAMVKGQMLADDLIRATDQGQGPAGAGGPPASGGTSPTAGQATPPAGAPAGGLPAGSRPQVSFGSEYYFVSFVGTPSSSSPWMLQFGGHHLAINATVVGKDVTLSPSLTGGEPIKVAFNGKTYTLVPNVPVEAQAAYALLQTLSAAQKAKAVISTTRADLVLGPGHDGQVLQPEGLPGSAMTAAQRTQFLALIRDRLGILNADDLAAKMTTITQNIDKTYFAWWGPTTSAGAAYHRVTGPTVIIEFAPQSNDGDPANHLHNMYRDPTNEYGAAWTKLK, encoded by the coding sequence ATGAAGAAGAACTGGATACTTTCTGGCGTGGCCGCCGCGACCCTGACCGGGGCCTCCGTGGCCCAGAACGTCTCGACGGCCCTGGCCGCGACCACGGCCACAGTCCCGGCAGCCGACGCCCAGACCACCAAGGTCGTGGCCGCCGCCAACGCCTTCCTGGCCACCCTGAGCACCGCGCAGAAGAAGGCTGTTTTGTTCGCCTGGACAGACGACACGCAGCGGAAGAACTGGTCGAACTTTCCGCTGGGCGGCCCGGGGGCCAACCGCAAGGGCGTGCGCTGGGGCGAGTTGAATGCCGCGCAGCGCGCCGTCCTGATGAACTTGCTCGGCACCGTCCTGAGTCCGTCGGGCGTGGCGATGGTCAAAGGCCAGATGCTCGCCGACGACCTGATCCGGGCCACCGACCAGGGACAGGGGCCAGCCGGGGCAGGCGGCCCACCCGCTTCAGGTGGGACGAGTCCTACAGCGGGACAGGCCACGCCCCCGGCTGGCGCACCAGCAGGCGGCCTGCCTGCTGGCAGTCGTCCCCAGGTGAGCTTCGGCAGCGAGTATTACTTCGTGTCGTTCGTGGGCACGCCGTCGAGCAGCTCGCCCTGGATGCTGCAGTTCGGCGGGCACCACCTGGCGATCAATGCCACCGTCGTCGGCAAGGACGTTACGCTCTCGCCCAGCCTGACCGGCGGGGAACCGATCAAGGTCGCCTTCAACGGGAAAACCTATACCCTGGTGCCGAACGTGCCCGTCGAGGCGCAGGCAGCGTATGCGCTGCTCCAGACGCTCAGCGCCGCCCAGAAGGCCAAGGCGGTCATCAGCACCACGCGCGCGGACCTCGTGCTGGGGCCAGGCCACGACGGACAGGTGCTGCAACCCGAGGGCCTTCCCGGTAGCGCGATGACGGCGGCGCAACGAACGCAGTTTCTGGCGCTGATCAGGGATCGGTTGGGCATCCTGAACGCCGACGACCTCGCCGCCAAGATGACCACCATCACACAGAACATCGACAAGACGTATTTCGCCTGGTGGGGGCCGACCACCTCGGCGGGGGCCGCGTACCACCGCGTGACCGGCCCGACGGTGATCATCGAGTTCGCTCCGCAGTCCAACGACGGCGACCCAGCCAACCACCTGCACAACATGTACCGCGACCCCACCAACGAGTACGGCGCGGCCTGGACGAAGCTCAAGTAG